Part of the Impatiens glandulifera chromosome 8, dImpGla2.1, whole genome shotgun sequence genome is shown below.
aaatttgtTTTGGAATAAATATTGTCTATTTAAATGGGCATGTGTACTATAATGCTATGTCATTTCCAACATGTAACCAAGCATCAAATTCTAAagaatttctaaattttttttcttcttaattttcCGAGAAATAAACTAATTGACGACTTTTAAAAAGAGGTAAATATGTCTAACGGTTAAATTCCACCTCATTTTCTAGTCTCAATTTAAGACGAGACGATTCCTGAGAGAGTCAATTCCTCgctttatcttaatttttttttttaaagtacaAAGGTGAAACCTACCATTAAAAtcactagcatttagcccgtgcatttgcacgagtaatataataaaaattgtgaaaaaaaaattacggataacattttttattttatttttaactgttttaaatttaaaaacgggtcaacccacaatccgactcaagtatctaaattaaccacagctcttgatccggcaatccagacactttaaaagttaagcatcattatatatatatagattagttagttaaaaagttgaacttatattaatgttaaaacgtcccgcgtttatcaaatttggtgttgaatttaaaatataaagtcttaataccctagttggttaaagagttgtacttgttttgttaggttgtaagttcggaacatacctttagcatttttaattttatttttaaccgttttaaatttaaaaacgagtcaaccacaatctgacccaagtatccaaattaaccatagctctcgacccggtaatccggacactttaaaaattaagcatcttttatatatatatatagattagatagttacaaagttgaacttatattaatgttaaaacgtctcgcgtttatcaaatttggtgttgaatttaaaatataaagtcttagtatcctagttggttaaagagttctacttgttttgttaggttgcaagttcgaaacatacctctagcatttttaattttatttataaccgttttaaatttaaaacgggtcaacccacaatccgattcaagtatccaaattaaccacagctcttgacccggcaatccggacactttaaaaattaagcatcattatatatatatatatatagattagttagttaaaaagatgaacttatattaatgttaaaatgtcctgcgtttatcaaatttggtgttgaatttaaaatataaagtcttagtagcctagttggttaaagagttgtacttgttttgttaggttgcaagttcgaaacatacctctagcatttttaattttatttttaaccgttttaaatttaaaggcatgtcaacccacaatccgacccaagtatccaaattaaccacagctctcgacccggcaatccggacactttaaaaattaagcatcattatatatatatatatagattagttagttaaaaagttgaacttatattaatattaaacgtcccacgtttatcaaatttggtgttgaatttaaaaaataaagtctttatagcctagttggttaaagagttgtacttgtttttgttaggttgcaagttcgaaacatacctctagcattttttaattttatttttaaccgttttaaatataaaaacggGTCagcccacaatccgacccaagtatccaaattaaccacagctctcgacccggcaatccagacactttaaaaattaagcatcattatatatatatagatttgtgtCCTgcctaggggtgagcaaacgggtaaacccaacccgtattacccaacccatattcaacccaaattaaatttacccaacccataattcaacccatattatttactaatatgggttgggttgagtatgggttgggtaatccaaattattttatttttattttttatttaacatgtatttgactcatttaacacatttttattcgtttaacacgttttcacgttttgacatttttaatacgtttttcacacgtttaacacgtttttgacacgtttaacacgtttttggcacgtttaacacatttttgacacgttgaacacgtttttcatgtttttggcatgtttaacacgtttttgacgcgtttgacacgtttgacacgttttgacatgttttttcacgttttcgacacgtttaacacattttgacacatttttggcacgtttaacacgttttgacacgtttaacatattttcacatttttgacacgtttcacacgtttttcacgtttttggcacgttttgacacgtttaacacgttttccatgtttttgacacgttttgacacgtttaacacgttttcgacacgtttaatacgtttttcacattattgacacgtttcacacatttttcacatttttggcacgtttaacacgtttaacacgttttgacacgtttaacacgttttgacacgtttaacacgtttttcacgtttaacacgtttttgacacgtttttcatgttttcgacacgtttaatacgttttcgacacgtttaatacgtttttcaaacattcaacacgtttaacacatttgacacgttggacactattttcatattttgacatgttaacacatttttaacacgtttgacacatttttcacgattacgacacatttaacacattttgacacattttcacgtttttgacatgtttaacacgttttgacatgtttaacatgtttttcacgtttttcacattattaacacgtttaacacgtttgtaacatgtttaacatgttttcacatgtttttcacgtttttggcacgtttaacacgtattgacacatattccacgtttttggcacgtttaacacgttttcctcgttttggcacattttgatacgtttaacacatttttgacacgtttaacacgttttttacatttttgacacgtttaatacgtttgcatatgtttaatgtcaaacgtgtgaaaaacatattaaacgtgtcaaaaatgccaaaaatgtgttcgtgacaaaaacgtgttaaaatgtcaaaaacgagttaaacgtgccaaaaacgtgaaaacgtgttaaacttatcaaaacgtgttaaatatgtttaaaacatgttaaacgtgccaaaaacgtgaaaatcgtgttaaacttataaaaaaacgtgttaacgcgttagatatgttaaaaacgtgttgaacgtgccaaaaacgtgttaaacttgtcaaaaacgcgttaaacgtattaaacatgtcaaaaacgtgttcaacgtgacaaaaacgtgaaaaacgtgttattagtgtgaaaatgtgttaaacatgtcaaaaacgtgttaaacgtatcaaaaacgtgttaaacgtgtcaaaaacgtgttaaacgtgtcaaaaacgtgaaaacgtgtcaaaaatgtgaaaacgtgtgaaaagcgtgttaaacgtatgaaaaatgtgttacacgtgttaaacgtgtgaaaaacgtgttaatgtgtgaaaaacgtgttaatgtgtgaaaaacgtgttaaacgtgtgaaaaacatgttataagtgaaacgtgttaaaaatattaaaaacgtgttagatgtgtgcaaaacgtgttaaacgtatgaaaaatatgttaaacatgtcaaaaacgtgttcgacttaaagttggaagatgattagtttatattggattaataatagagaattaaactaaatttatataatttgggtaattttgGTAACTCTAACcctacccaaattaaacccaacccaaatttaactcaacccatactcaacccaacccatactaaccaacccaaattaatattttgggtttgggttaggtttgggtttgggtaaacccatattatgctcacccgTAGTCTTGAGCATTAAAACATGTACCTCATATTAATTGCCATGTAAAAAACGCCCTTGAATTCATTTGTACTTATTTGGTAAAACAACAAACATAGAGTATTCAAACTGAGAATTGTCActaagaaaatgataaaattactAGGACAAAATGAGATTAAGAAAATCATCAACAACCGTGGACGAGATCAAAGCACTTTCCTTCATCTTCTCGATCGTCTCCCTAACTCGTCGACCAATCTCAGAGTCGGAGTCCATCAACTCCTTTACCCGTTTCTCCAATTCCAAACGACTCACAATACCATCCTCTCCTTCTTCCACAGTTATCGCAACCTTCATATTCTCCACCATAGCCACCCTATTCACATGTTGTTCTGCGTACAATGGCCACGCCACCATCGGCACTCCAGCCACAGTAGCCTCCAGCACCGAGTTCCATCCGCAGTGAGTCACGAACCCACCAACCGATTCATGATTCAGCACCTCCACTTGCGGTGCCCACGACTCGACGACTAAGCCCCTGTCTTTAGTCCTCTCAAAGAACCCTTCCGGCATAAGTTCATCCAGATCAACCGAAAGCTTCGATTCGTGAATTTGTTTGCTGGTTTTGCTCTCTGGCGGTTGCTTCACTACCCATAAGAATCTATGCCCACTTCTCTCGAGTCCAAAAGCAATCTCCTTCAATTGTGCAGACGAGAATGAACCACGACTGCCGAAACATAAGAAGACCACACTCTTGGTGGGTTGTTCACTGAGCCATGATAAGCACTTATGTTGTATTGCTTCATTGATTGCAGAACTCTCTTCCGTTTTGGAAATCAATGGTCCTGTTTTGGAAAGACAGATTATTTTGAATCTAATTCTTGAATAAAGCGTTACTTATACTAACCGACGTAATAGATAGGCGGGGTGGATGCGTCCGGCGTGCATAACCCATCTGCGATGGCTTTAACAGAAACAGTTTCCAGCTCCGGGAATGAGTTAACCAAAATCCCATCTGATTTAGTCAGGTTGATGGAAAAAGACAATATGTCTTGATAAGCCGGATCTGCCCTGTCCAAAATGGGTTCTGGCATGTGGGAAGCTGGAAACGGCGGAAGGCTAGGGATGTTGATATCGGTGGTGGTGAGATCTCGAAAGCTTCCTGAGATTTGTTTATCAATGGTGGGTAAGAAGAGGTAAGCAGAGAGTGCAGATGCGCCTGAGGTGAAGTAATAGTAAACAGGGATTTGTAATTGGACGGCGATTGGAATGGCGGAAGTGCAGAAGAAATCGATTATTAGTGCTTTGATTGAGGAGGTATTAGAGATTTCTAATAGGGATTGACGAACATTTGGAACGTTTAGACGGATGAACTCAAAGGCGACGGCGGGCATGCTGCGTTGAGGAGACGGTTTTTCAACGAAGATGGAGGGGAAGTGGCGGAAGGAGATTGATGGATTGGAGAGAGTGATGCGGTGAAGGTAAGATAGGAGAGATGGTGAATCCATGAAGCCGTTTGTGATGAGaattgtgattgaaaatttgtCTGGTTGGCGGCGTTGGAGGAGCTTTGCTAGCTCCACCATTGACCAAACATGGCCGACGCCGGGAGATGGGTATAGTACGATCGTCTCCTTTTCCATTATCAAGGATGGGTTTCAAAAgagagaggaagatgaagaagaagaatcagtTATTAGCTtatcctaaaccctaattattgCATCTAACAAGCTAGTTAGGAATCATCTTTCTCACTAAATGCTAATTATTTAAACCAAAATCAATATCAACGGCTACTTTGatgagtttaattatttaatagcTTAATCACttcaatttatcttttattttttttaaagattattttagaAACCAATTTGCATAGATGTTGACATTTCATATTCAAATATCCCTTATATCAAACAAGTGTATTATGTGACATGTGATAAAAGATAATAGTTTATTCTTGGAATTTATTGAGTGAAAAATTGTTCTATTTCCAATTTAAATGAGTCTTCCACgtatagatataaaatattttaaatttgattattaagcAGGGTTGGTTTGGGATTGAGAAATAATTGGAGAAGTGAATTTGGAAAAGAGAATTATGAATCAATCTGATTTCgttgaaaaattaacaaattttgtctctcttttctcttccttatcctttatcatttttctagtgatttagtgacatgtgctctcctatcactcctctttgagattatttaaatattttcaagttaactaaacattattttattatatttttatacatcacatcatttaatttattaataaaaaatataaaaatattttttattttaaaaaatatatactttattattctatatcaatatatttttaagttttttttattataaaagtttcacataatcaaaatcataactatttaaataaccgAACAAGACCGAATTcctaaatcattttattttgggTCAAATATTTCTCTTATTAAACTATTAATGAAATTGTGTATGTTTTGAAAGATTTCTGGACTTTGTAGGatatttttttgtatgtatTTGTGttggtttatttaatatttcacaGTTTTGTTGTTTTCATGATAGAACACAAATGCACAactttgatttaaaaaatgtcaatattttttctattggGATATTGAAAATGATTTGAATGACAAGtgccaaatatatatatatcatatatgtaACACTATTTGGTCATTATACATCATTATCATGGGAAACACCTAAGGATATATGTCAACTTTACCCCCTGATTGTATGATATTCAATACTTATTTTGCATATATATCATTTACTCATTAAATTACATCTATTTAGTTTAAGATCTTGTTCTTTCtacaagaaataaaataatcgagagacattttttttattaatcataccTTATCATATCGTCCAAaacatttaaaacttttaaaaataaaatcaatagtTCCCGTGTGAAATGAGTTGAATTAGGTCAAGTTAGGGTGGCCAATTTAtcgtattttataattttaaatataaagaaaaatagacttataaattataattaaaggaCTACTTGGTagttgttataaataaaatatgaaagaaattAAGAGTTTGTATAAT
Proteins encoded:
- the LOC124911584 gene encoding UDP-glycosyltransferase 88F4-like; its protein translation is MEKETIVLYPSPGVGHVWSMVELAKLLQRRQPDKFSITILITNGFMDSPSLLSYLHRITLSNPSISFRHFPSIFVEKPSPQRSMPAVAFEFIRLNVPNVRQSLLEISNTSSIKALIIDFFCTSAIPIAVQLQIPVYYYFTSGASALSAYLFLPTIDKQISGSFRDLTTTDINIPSLPPFPASHMPEPILDRADPAYQDILSFSINLTKSDGILVNSFPELETVSVKAIADGLCTPDASTPPIYYVGPLISKTEESSAINEAIQHKCLSWLSEQPTKSVVFLCFGSRGSFSSAQLKEIAFGLERSGHRFLWVVKQPPESKTSKQIHESKLSVDLDELMPEGFFERTKDRGLVVESWAPQVEVLNHESVGGFVTHCGWNSVLEATVAGVPMVAWPLYAEQHVNRVAMVENMKVAITVEEGEDGIVSRLELEKRVKELMDSDSEIGRRVRETIEKMKESALISSTVVDDFLNLILS